A window from Primulina huaijiensis isolate GDHJ02 chromosome 11, ASM1229523v2, whole genome shotgun sequence encodes these proteins:
- the LOC140988209 gene encoding DEAD-box ATP-dependent RNA helicase 6-like, which yields MSSRARYPPPGMGGGRGGGMNFNAGANPSFQPRNPTQQYVQRNPAPNIQNHQVLQNSQPQQWLRRTQLPPVDSALEEVEKTVQSEGVASSSQDWKARLKIPPQDTRFKTEDVTATKGNEFEDYFLKRELLMGIYEKGFERPSPIQEESIPIALTGSDILARAKNGTGKTAAFCIPALEKIDQDKNAIQVVILVPTRELALQTSQVCKELGKHLKIEVMVTTGGTSLKDDIMRLYQPVHLLVGTPGRVLDLAKKGICVLKDCSMLAMDEADKLLSPEFQPSVQQLIRFLPANRQILMFSATFPVTVKDFKDRYLKKPYVINLMDELTLKGITQYYAFVEERQKVHCLNTLFSKLQINQSIIFCNSVHRVELLAKKITELGFSCFYIHAKMLQDHRNRVFHDFRNGACRNLVCTDLFTRGIDIQAVNVVINFDFPKNSETYLHRVGRSGRFGRLGLAVNLITFEDRFNLYRMEQELGTEIKQIPPHIDQAIYCQ from the exons ATGAGTTCGAGAGCGAGATATCCGCCGCCGGGAATGGGCGGCGGCCGAGGTGGCGGAATGAATTTTAATGCTGGAGCAAACCCTAGTTTTCAACCCAGAAACCCTACCCAACAATACGTGCAGAGGAATCCAGCTCCGAATATTCAAAACCATCAAGTGTTGCAGAACTCTCAGCCACAGCAATGGCTGCGAAGAACTCAGCTACCGCCCGTTGATTCAGCCCTCGAGGAAGTTGAAAAGACCGTGCAATCAGAGGGTGTTGCTTCCAG TTCACAAGATTGGAAGGCCCGGTTGAAGATACCACCTCAGGACACCCGCTTTAAAACCGAG GATGTAACGGCTACAAAAGGAAATGAATTTGAAGACTACTTCTTAAAGCGTGAGCTTCTCATGGGAATATATGAGAAGGGCTTTGAGAGGCCATCTCCCATTCAGGAGGAGAGTATTCCAATTGCTCTCACTGGAAGCGATATATTGGCGAGGGCCAAAAATGGAACCGGGAAAACTGCTGCCTTCTGCATTCCTGCTttggaaaaaattgatcaagataaAAATGCTATTCAAG TTGTTATTCTTGTGCCTACTAGAGAACTTGCTCTCCAAACATCCCAAGTTTGCAAAGAACTTGGGAAGCACTTAAAAATTGAAGTCATGGTTACCACTGGTGGAACAAGCTTGAAAGATGACATAATGCGACTTTATCAGCCAGTTCATTTACTTGTTGGGACACCTGGGAGAGTTCTTGATCTTGCAAAAAAGGGTATCTGTGTATTGAAAGATTGCTCTATGCTTGCAATGGATGAG GCCGATAAGCTTTTGTCACCGGAGTTTCAACCTTCTGTTCAGCAATTAATCCGTTTTTTACCTGCAAATCGTCAGATTCTTATGTTTTCTGCGACATTTCCTGTTACTGTAAAAGATTTCAAAGATAGGTACCTGAAAAAGCCCTACGTCATCAACCTGATGGATGAACTTACCCTCAAGGGTATAACTCAGTATTATGCTTTTGTGGAAGAAAGACAAAAAGTTCACTGCCTCAATACATTATTTTCAAAG CTTCAAATAAATCAGTCTATCATTTTCTGCAATTCCGTGCATCGAGTAGAACTTCTGGCCAAGAAAATAACAGAACTCGGTTTTTCTTGTTTCTATATTCACGCTAAGATGCTTCAAGATCATCGCAACAGAGTATTTCATGATTTCCGCAATGGTGCCTGTAGAAATCTTGTATGCACGG ATTTATTCACAAGAGGGATAGATATTCAAGCTGTCaatgttgttatcaattttgaTTTTCCTAAAAACTCGGAGACATATCTACACAGG GTTGGTCGATCTGGAAGGTTCGGACGCCTTGGGTTAGCTGTCAATCTGATTACCTTCGAGGATCGGTTCAATTT GTATAGGATGGAACAAGAACTAGGGACGGAGATTAAGCAGATCCCACCACATATAGATCAAGCTATATATTGCCAATGA
- the LOC140987258 gene encoding uncharacterized protein isoform X1, which produces MRVSAPCNFSSECACLRERERERGRMMSLKRVLIVGGTGYLGQHLLQSLGVSYKAHPQLSLAFTYNTEPPPQLLLNALPHVLPFHVDVRTGDGLDAISNLFGQPDVVINCAAISVPRACEMDPEAAMAINVPTALVKWLLSFRENKTLLIHLSTDQVYEGSKSFYKEEDDVFPVNVYGKSKVEAERFVSAKYPNFAILRSSIIYGQQTIAPLPKPLPIQWMDSVLAKGEALDFFHDEFRCPVYVKDLVNVTRILIERWISGHKQMQLLLNVGGPDRVSRVQMAEVVANVRGYNTSLINQMSASSVDRGVKSPADISMDITKLIQTLAVSPTSYTEGVTLTLNAIPRSQQSP; this is translated from the exons ATGCGAGTTTCTGCTCCCTGTAATTTCAGTTCAGAGTGTGCGTgtttgagagagagagagagagagagagggagaATGATGAGCTTGAAGCGGGTGCTTATCGTTGGAGGCACGGGCTACTTAGGCCAGCACCTTCTGCAATCACTAGGCGTTTCTTACAAAGCCCATCCTCAATTATCGCTTGCTTTTACGTACAACACTGAGCCGCCTCCTCAACTGCTGCTCAATGCCCTTCCGCACGTGCTCCCGTTCCATGTCGATGTACGCACTGGCGATGGCCTTGACGCTATCTCTAACTTATTCGGCCAG cCTGATGTGGTGATTAATTGTGCTGCTATTTCCGTTCCCCGTGCCTGTGAGATGGATCCAGAAGCTGCCATGGCCATTAATGTGCCTACTGCACTTGTGAAATGGTTATTGAGCTTTAGAGAGAACAAAACTCTTCTTATTCATTTGTCAACTGATCAAG TTTATGAAGGGTCCAAATCCTTCTACAAGGAAGAGGATGATGTATTTCCTGTGAATGTTTATGGAAAATCCAAGGTGGAGGCAGAGCGATTTGTATCTGCAAAATACCCAAACTTTGCAATTTTGCGAAGCAGTATCATATATGGACAGCAAACTATCGCACCACTTCCAAAACCACTTCCTATCCAG TGGATGGATAGCGTCCTTGCAAAGGGAGAGGCTTTGGATTTTTTTCATGACGAATTTCGTTGCCCTGTCTATGTGAAGGATCTTGTTAATGTCACAAGGATACTGATTGAACGATGGATTTCAG GGCATAAGCAAATGCAGTTGCTATTAAATGTTGGAGGTCCAGATAGGGTGTCACGGGTACAAATGGCTGAGGTTGTTGCAAATGTCAGAGGCTATAATACCTCACTGATCAATCAAATGTCTGCATCCTCG GTTGATCGTGGTGTCAAGTCCCCGGCCGATATCTCCATGGATATAACCAAGCTGATTCAGACTCTGGCTGTCTCTCCAACTTCATACACTGAAGGTGTCACCTTGACCTTAAATGCTATTCCTCGTTCGCAACAGTCCCCATAA
- the LOC140987256 gene encoding uncharacterized protein — MGHAKNLPKVGSAKDLLLPDSVSELEIDEEVDTHLQVLYTASFEELASKNVNYDTIIWLSISLLLVMAWGIGIIMLLYLPFRRYVLQKDIGSRKLYVMSKEIVYKVTRPSYMPFWGETKIEKHMPLSMVIDIIIEQGCLQSMYGLHTFRVESIAHGKAAPVDELRVQGVHNPRLLRKVIVTQASKSIRDIKTWNSNLQISGGESMFRMESLTLGPAVLNSPSKGWKTMNSPHHVSVETRGVATSDLMLHKLEEVSKSVRKLEFLVEKNQVQLPSSSCIENA, encoded by the exons ATGGGTCATGCCAAGAATTTGCCAAAAGTTGGTTCTGCGAAGGATTTATTGCTTCCGGATTCTGTGTCTGAGCTGGAAATTGATGAAGAAGTTGATACTCATTTGCAAGTTCTATACACGGCTTCATTTGAGGAACTTGCGTCAAAgaatgttaattatgatacGATAATATGGCTCTCAATATCCCTATTGCTAGTTATGGCCTGGGGTATCGGGATCATCATGTTGCTTTATCTGCCATTCAGAAGATATGTGCTTCAGAAAGATATTGGATCACGTAAACTCTATGTTATGTCAAAAGAAATTGTGTACAAG GTCACAAGGCCTTCTTATATGCCGTTTTGGGGAGAAACAAAGATTGAGAAGCATATGCCTCTATCCATGGTGATTGATATCATAATTGAGCAAG GTTGCCTACAATCAATGTATGGATTGCATACATTTAGAGTTGAAAGTATTGCACATGGTAAAGCTGCACCTGTTGATGAATTACGGGTTCAAGGAGTTCATAACCCTAGACTTCTGAGGAAG GTTATTGTAACACAAGCTTCAAAGAGCATACGCGATATCAAAACCTGGAATTCTAACCTTCAAATTTCTGGAGGTGAAAGCATGTTTCGAATGGAATCTTTGACCTTGGGTCCAGCTGTACTGAATTCGCCATCTAAAGGATGGAAG ACAATGAATTCTCCTCATCATGTTTCAGTAGAAACACGAGGTGTAGCAACTTCAGATTTGATGCTTCACAAGCTGGAAGAAGTTAGCAAGTCAGTGAGG AAACTCGAGTTTCTTGTTGAGAAAAACCAAGTCCAGCTGCCTAGCAGTTCATGCATTGAAAATGCGTAA
- the LOC140987260 gene encoding LOW QUALITY PROTEIN: NAD-dependent malic enzyme 59 kDa isoform, mitochondrial-like (The sequence of the model RefSeq protein was modified relative to this genomic sequence to represent the inferred CDS: inserted 1 base in 1 codon): MMWKVARSATSSLRQSRRWMSTAIPGPCIVHKRGADILHDPWFNKDTGFPLTERDRLGLRGLLPPRVISFEQQYARFMDSYVSLEKNTQGQPSDSVSLAKWRILNRLHDRNETLYYRVLIDNIKNFAPIIYTPTVGLVCQNYSGLFRRPRGMYFSAKDKGEMMSVIYNWPARQVDMIVLTDGSRILGLGDLGVQGIGIPIGKLDIYVAAAGINPQRILPVMLDVGTNNPKLLEDPLYLGLRQPRLEGDEYLAIVDEFIEAIHTRWPKAVVQFEDFQMKWAFETLERYRKRFCMFNDDIQGTAGVALAGLLAAVRAQGRPLTDFANQKIVVVGAGSAGLGVLKMASQAVSRMTKSTAYSHFFLLDKDGLITKERKGIDPAAAPFAKSHSEIEGLGLGEGSSLIEVVKKVKPHVLLGLSGVGGVFNEQVLKAMRDSDSTKPAIFAMSNPMANAECSAADAFKYAGENIVFASGSPFANVELGSGKTGNVNQANNMYLFTGIGLGSLVSXARIITDKMLQAAADLASSMIDEEIESGILYPSINSIRDITAEVGAAVLREAIAEEVAEGRGDVGPKELSHMSKEETVQYVRNNMWFPVYSPLVHEK, translated from the exons ATGATGTGGAAAGTTGCGCGATCTGCGACGTCGAGTCTCCGACAATCGCGACGGTGGATGTCGACTGCGATTCCTGGACCGTGTATTGTGCACAAGCGTGGTGCCGACATTCTCCACGACCCCTGGTTTAACAAG GATACAGGCTTCCCTTTGACGGAAAGAGATCGTCTGGGGCTACGTGGGCTCCTTCCACCTCGCGTGATATCATTTGAACAGCAGTATGCTCGTTTTA TGGATTCATATGTGTCATTGGAAAAAAATACTCAAGGTCAGCCCAGTGATAGTGTATCCCTTGCAAAATGGAGAATTTTGAATAGATTGCATGACAGGAACGAAACATTATACTACCGAGT TCTCATTGATAACATAAAGAATTTTGCTCCAATAATATATACTCCAACAGTTGGATTGGTATGCCAAAACTATTCAGGGTTATTTAGACGTCCACGTGGAATGTATTTCAGTGCCAAAGATAAGGGGGAAATGATGTCTGTGATCTACAACTGGCCGGCTCGTCAG GTTGATATGATTGTGCTGACAGATGGCAGCCGTATCCTTGGTCTGGGTGATCTTGGTGTTCAGGGAATAGGTATCCCAATAGGGAAACTTGACATTTATGTAGCAGCTGCTGGCATCAACCCACAAAGA ATACTGCCCGTTATGCTTGATGTCGGCACAAACAATCCAAAGCTTCTTGAAGATCCCCTTT ATTTAGGATTAAGACAACCAAGGCTGGAAGGAGACGAATATTTAGCAATTGTTGATGAATTTATTGAAGCAATTCATACGCGTTGGCCTAAGGCTGTTGTGCAG TTTGAAGATTTCCAAATGAAGTGGGCCTTTGAGACATTGGAACGTTATCGTAAAAGGTTTTGCATGTTCAACGATGACATACAG GGAACGGCTGGTGTTGCTTTGGCTGGGCTCCTTGCTGCAGTTAGGGCACAGGGACGGCCTTTGACTGATTTTGCGAACCAAAAGATAGTTGTGGTTGGAGCTGGAAG CGCTGGACTTGGTGTTCTTAAGATGGCCTCACAAGCTGTTTCCAGAATGACAAAATCAACTGCATATTCACACTTTTTCTTGCTTGACAAAGAT GGTCTaataacaaaagaaagaaaaggtaTTGATCCCGCAGCTGCTCCATTTGCTAAATCCCATAGTGAAATTGAAGGACTTGGACTTGGTGAAGGATCCAGTCTCATTGAAGTG GTGAAAAAGGTTAAGCCACATGTGCTTCTTGGTTTGTCTGGAGTTGGCGGTGTCTTTAATGAGCAG GTGCTTAAGGCCATGCGAGACTCAGACTCCACTAAACCCGCTATTTTTGCGATGTCAAATCCCATGGCAAATG CTGAATGTTCCGCTGCTGATGCTTTCAAATATGCTGGTGAAAATATAGTCTTTGCAAGTGGAAGTCCTTTTGCAAATGTTGAACTTG GGAGTGGAAAAACAGGTAATGTGAATCAAGCAAATAACATGTACCTGTTTACAGG GATTGGCTTGGGAAGTCTTGTCT GTGCTCGCATCATAACGGATAAAATGCTGCAAGCTGCTGCCGA CCTTGCTTCTTCTATGATAGATGAAGAAATTGAAAGTGGTATCCTGTATCCTTCTATTAACAG TATTCGGGATATAACAGCAGAGGTTGGAGCTGCTGTTCTTAGGGAAGCCATTGCTGAAGAAGTTGCCGAAGGCCGTGGCGATGTTGGGCCCAAAGAACTGTCACACATGTCTAAG GAAGAGACCGTTCAATATGTGAGAAACAACATGTGGTTTCCTGTTTACAGCCCTCTTGTTCATGAGAAATGA
- the LOC140987418 gene encoding LIM domain-containing protein PLIM2c-like isoform X1, with product MAAAFTGTLDKCKACDKTVYFVDLLSTDGMNYHKSCFKCSHCKGTLVMSNYSSMDGVLYCKPHFEQLFKESGNFSKNFHASAKSERESSLTKTPSKVSAMFSGTLDKCSACKKTVYPLEKMTMEGESFHKLCFKCAHGGCPLTHSSYAALDGILYCKVHFQQLFMEKGNYQHVLDAATNKRSGVELIESTETKNETIDHEQSDDNEDGHSKSDLELESEKTQEQS from the exons ATGGCGGCGGCATTTACGGGAACTTTGGATAAGTGCAAGGCTTGTGATAAAACTGTATATTTTGTTGATTTGTTATCTACAGATGGGATGAATTATCATAAATCTTGCTTCAAATGCAGCCATTGTAAAGGGACTCTGGTG ATGAGCAACTACTCTTCCATGGATGGAGTTCTCTATTGCAAGCCTCATTTTGAACAACTTTTCAAGGAGTCTGGAAATTTTAGCAAGAATTTTCATGCTT CTGCAAAATCCGAGAGGGAAAGTTCTTTG ACAAAGACACCTAGTAAGGTTTCAGCAATGTTCTCTGGAACTTTGGACAAATGCTCTGCTTGTAAAAAAACTGTTTATCCTCTGGAAAAG atGACAATGGAGGGAGAATCATTTCACAAATTATGCTTCAAGTGTGCTCATGGAGGATGTCCTCTTACACACTCATCATATGCTGCATTGGATGGGATCTTATACTGCAAGGTTCATTTTCAACAGCTATTCATGGAGAAGGGAAATTACCAACATGTTCTCGATGCCGCTACTAACAAAAGGAGTGGTGTAGAGCTGATAGAGTCCACAGAGACCAAGAACGAGACCATCGATCACGAACAGtcggatgataatgaagatggTCATTCAAAATCCGATCTTGAACTCGAATCTGAGAAGACACAAGAACAAAGTTGA
- the LOC140987158 gene encoding uncharacterized protein codes for MSALFNFHSFLTVVLLGICACTYVKIQFPALLEQRTGFRGVFWKAARIGERLSPWVAVGCFTMGVSIIFF; via the exons ATG TCGGCGCTCTTCAATTTCCATTCTTTCCTAACTGTAGTATTGTTAGGCATCTGTGCGTGCACGTATGTAAAGATTCAATTCCCGGCACTTCTTGAGCAGAGAACTGG GTTTCGAGGTGTTTTCTGGAAGGCTGCTAGAATAG GTGAAAGACTGAGCCCTTGGGTGGCTGTAGGATGCTTCACTATGGGTGTTTCAATAATCTTTTTTTGA
- the LOC140987258 gene encoding uncharacterized protein isoform X2 encodes MRVSAPCNFSSECACLRERERERGRMMSLKRVLIVGGTGYLGQHLLQSLGVSYKAHPQLSLAFTYNTEPPPQLLLNALPHVLPFHVDVRTGDGLDAISNLFGQPDVVINCAAISVPRACEMDPEAAMAINVPTALVKWLLSFRENKTLLIHLSTDQVYEGSKSFYKEEDDVFPVNVYGKSKVEAERFVSAKYPNFAILRSSIIYGQQTIAPLPKPLPIQWMDSVLAKGEALDFFHDEFRCPVYVKDLVNVTRILIERWISGHKQMQLLLNVGGPDRVSRVQMAEVVANVRGYNTSLINQMSASSIF; translated from the exons ATGCGAGTTTCTGCTCCCTGTAATTTCAGTTCAGAGTGTGCGTgtttgagagagagagagagagagagagggagaATGATGAGCTTGAAGCGGGTGCTTATCGTTGGAGGCACGGGCTACTTAGGCCAGCACCTTCTGCAATCACTAGGCGTTTCTTACAAAGCCCATCCTCAATTATCGCTTGCTTTTACGTACAACACTGAGCCGCCTCCTCAACTGCTGCTCAATGCCCTTCCGCACGTGCTCCCGTTCCATGTCGATGTACGCACTGGCGATGGCCTTGACGCTATCTCTAACTTATTCGGCCAG cCTGATGTGGTGATTAATTGTGCTGCTATTTCCGTTCCCCGTGCCTGTGAGATGGATCCAGAAGCTGCCATGGCCATTAATGTGCCTACTGCACTTGTGAAATGGTTATTGAGCTTTAGAGAGAACAAAACTCTTCTTATTCATTTGTCAACTGATCAAG TTTATGAAGGGTCCAAATCCTTCTACAAGGAAGAGGATGATGTATTTCCTGTGAATGTTTATGGAAAATCCAAGGTGGAGGCAGAGCGATTTGTATCTGCAAAATACCCAAACTTTGCAATTTTGCGAAGCAGTATCATATATGGACAGCAAACTATCGCACCACTTCCAAAACCACTTCCTATCCAG TGGATGGATAGCGTCCTTGCAAAGGGAGAGGCTTTGGATTTTTTTCATGACGAATTTCGTTGCCCTGTCTATGTGAAGGATCTTGTTAATGTCACAAGGATACTGATTGAACGATGGATTTCAG GGCATAAGCAAATGCAGTTGCTATTAAATGTTGGAGGTCCAGATAGGGTGTCACGGGTACAAATGGCTGAGGTTGTTGCAAATGTCAGAGGCTATAATACCTCACTGATCAATCAAATGTCTGCATCCTCG ATTTTTTGA
- the LOC140987418 gene encoding LIM domain-containing protein PLIM2c-like isoform X2 produces the protein MAAAFTGTLDKCKACDKTVYFVDLLSTDGMNYHKSCFKCSHCKGTLVMSNYSSMDGVLYCKPHFEQLFKESGNFSKNFHASKSERESSLTKTPSKVSAMFSGTLDKCSACKKTVYPLEKMTMEGESFHKLCFKCAHGGCPLTHSSYAALDGILYCKVHFQQLFMEKGNYQHVLDAATNKRSGVELIESTETKNETIDHEQSDDNEDGHSKSDLELESEKTQEQS, from the exons ATGGCGGCGGCATTTACGGGAACTTTGGATAAGTGCAAGGCTTGTGATAAAACTGTATATTTTGTTGATTTGTTATCTACAGATGGGATGAATTATCATAAATCTTGCTTCAAATGCAGCCATTGTAAAGGGACTCTGGTG ATGAGCAACTACTCTTCCATGGATGGAGTTCTCTATTGCAAGCCTCATTTTGAACAACTTTTCAAGGAGTCTGGAAATTTTAGCAAGAATTTTCATGCTT CAAAATCCGAGAGGGAAAGTTCTTTG ACAAAGACACCTAGTAAGGTTTCAGCAATGTTCTCTGGAACTTTGGACAAATGCTCTGCTTGTAAAAAAACTGTTTATCCTCTGGAAAAG atGACAATGGAGGGAGAATCATTTCACAAATTATGCTTCAAGTGTGCTCATGGAGGATGTCCTCTTACACACTCATCATATGCTGCATTGGATGGGATCTTATACTGCAAGGTTCATTTTCAACAGCTATTCATGGAGAAGGGAAATTACCAACATGTTCTCGATGCCGCTACTAACAAAAGGAGTGGTGTAGAGCTGATAGAGTCCACAGAGACCAAGAACGAGACCATCGATCACGAACAGtcggatgataatgaagatggTCATTCAAAATCCGATCTTGAACTCGAATCTGAGAAGACACAAGAACAAAGTTGA
- the LOC140988463 gene encoding phosphomannomutase-like, with product MTRFLAIYHFRVSLSALSLHLQRGIKLFILVTDVVKKSVLIALFDVDGTLTAPRKISTTKMLEFMRELRKVVMVGVVGGSDLVKISEQLGQTVTTTVFAENGLVAYKDGMLIGTQSLKSFLGDEKLKIHNVRSKMVFVLCEKFAHFNLTFSIGGQISFDVRNIDCFSRYSIYC from the exons ATGACACGCTTTTTAGCGATTT ATCACTTCCGTGTATCGCTTTCAGCGCTCTCTCTTCATCTTCAGAG GGGAATAAAGCTGTTCATTTTGGTCACGGATGTTGTCAAGAAATCCGTTTTGATTGCCCTGTTTGATGTCGACGGAACTCTTACTGCTCCCAGAAAGATTTC TACTACTAAGATGCTAGAATTTATGCGGGAACTTCGGAAG GTTGTTATGGTAGGTGTTGTTGGAGGATCCGACCTTGTTAAAATATCGGAACAGCTTGGACAAACAG TGACTACGACTGTGTTCGCTGAGAATGGCCTTGTGGCTTACAAGGATGGCATGTTGATTGGAACACAG AGCTTGAAATCTTTTCTTGGAGACGAGAAGCTCAAG ATTCACAACGTACGCTCAAAAATGGTGTTTGTTCTCTGTGAGAAGTTTGCGCATTTCAACCTAACGTTTTCCATCGGGGGCCAAATCAGCTTTGATGTAAGAAACATCGACTGTTTTTCACGATATTCTATTTATTGCTGA